In the genome of Legionellales bacterium, one region contains:
- a CDS encoding GrpB family protein, protein MINRIIELVPPNSEWITQFKLEAATLHNSVANHCLALHHIGSTAIPDIYAKPVIDLLAIVKDLSAIDKLNSVFENLGYECRGEFGIPGRRFYLKNKIVRTHHLHLFEQGHPEINRHLAFRDYLRSHPNEAKAYSWIKRCLAEQFPLDIDFYNQGKESFIRTIDYRTGNAKSDQLQAHDQIILEPYDPNWKKLAVAEINAIKQVIQLPYLALEHIGSTAVTGLSAKPIIDIVIALENNHEFSHWTESLQAMGYVDWPDNPDKTHARFFKGMPPFGIKRSHHLHIMTMGNEFKHYVAFRDLLNQNARLREQYSKLKETLADRYKNDREAYTTAKAQFIQMVLKKNNTT, encoded by the coding sequence ATGATAAATAGAATAATTGAACTGGTACCACCGAACTCGGAGTGGATCACCCAATTTAAGCTGGAAGCCGCAACGTTACATAATAGTGTAGCCAATCATTGTCTCGCGCTTCATCATATCGGCAGTACGGCCATCCCTGATATTTACGCCAAGCCTGTGATTGATCTCTTAGCGATTGTGAAAGATTTATCAGCGATTGATAAGCTCAATTCAGTGTTTGAAAACTTAGGTTATGAGTGCCGAGGTGAATTTGGCATTCCTGGTAGACGATTTTATCTTAAAAATAAAATAGTACGAACACATCATCTTCATCTATTTGAGCAAGGACACCCAGAAATTAATCGGCATTTAGCATTCCGAGATTATTTGCGATCGCATCCGAATGAAGCTAAAGCCTATTCATGGATTAAACGTTGCCTCGCTGAGCAATTTCCGCTGGATATTGATTTTTATAATCAAGGCAAAGAATCTTTTATTCGTACTATCGATTATCGCACAGGTAATGCAAAATCAGATCAACTACAAGCTCACGATCAAATTATATTAGAGCCTTATGATCCCAATTGGAAAAAATTAGCCGTTGCTGAAATTAATGCCATTAAACAGGTTATTCAATTACCGTATTTAGCCCTAGAGCATATAGGCAGCACCGCTGTAACAGGATTAAGTGCGAAACCGATTATTGATATTGTTATTGCGCTAGAAAATAATCACGAATTCAGCCATTGGACTGAATCCTTACAAGCGATGGGTTATGTAGATTGGCCTGATAATCCCGATAAAACCCACGCGCGCTTTTTTAAAGGCATGCCACCGTTTGGTATCAAGCGATCACATCATCTTCATATTATGACGATGGGTAATGAATTCAAACATTATGTGGCGTTTAGAGATTTGCTTAATCAAAATGCCCGTTTACGTGAGCAATATAGTAAACTCAAAGAAACATTGGCCGATCGTTATAAAAATGATCGTGAAGCATATACCACAGCTAAAGCTCAGTTTATCCAAATGGTTTTGAAAAAAAACAACACGACTTGA